From Camelus ferus isolate YT-003-E chromosome 18, BCGSAC_Cfer_1.0, whole genome shotgun sequence, one genomic window encodes:
- the LOC102521234 gene encoding uroplakin-3b-like protein 1 isoform X2, with translation MPHPGNEDPSLVMPNPWGQQIQPLNLSNQLFGRRGHWEGWSCQKQPPPAQHRQPSLWGSGRCRQTLGQTNGRTPGLAMGLSGGQSLLLMPLWLLLSCLQLGTSLERIGYVPQLSSATLAGRLTQSTLTLEQPRGQFSHLNISDFDAIWLVVAHSKASQNFTAPQRVEDTPVPASFSQRGYYLTLMANRALYPGDRPGKQLRVLRVGNDTRCSPRTRGCNHPLPGPGPYRMKFLVMSDRGPVAETEWSSETRLQQAEALQAVPGPQSAGTVVIIAILSVLLAVLLTALLTLLIYTWPVGLSVPLPYPRRQATTPAGARPSRAQGSRCA, from the exons ATGCCTCATCCGGGAAATGAGG ACCCCTCCCTGGTGATGCCCAATCCTTGGGGCCAGCAGATTCAGCCCCTAAACCTGTCCAACCAGTTGTTTGGAAGAAGGGGGCACTGGGAGGGGTGGAGTTGCCAGAaacagcctcccccagcccagcacagACAACCGAGCCTCTGGGGCTCTGGACGCTGCAGACAGACCCTCGGACAGACAAACGGTCGGACCCCTGGCTTGGCCATGGGGCTCAGTGGGGGACAGTCTCTGCTGCTGATGCCACTGTGGCTGCTGCTGTCCTGCCTCCAGCTGGGGACCAGCCTGG agcGCATCGGCTATGTGCCCCAGCTCTCCAGCGCCACCCTGGCAGGGAGACTCACCCAGTCCACCCTCACACTGGAGCAGCCGCGGGGCCAGTTCAGTCACCTCAACATCTCCGACTTTGATGCCATCTGGCTGGTGGTGGCCCACAGCAAAG CCTCCCAGAACTTCACTGCCCCACAGAGGGTAGAGGACACCCCGGTCCCTGCCAGCTTCTCCCAGAGGGGCTACTACCTCACGCTGATGGCCAACCGGGCACTCTACCCGGGCGACCGGCCCGGCAAGCAGCTCCGGGTCCTCCGTGTCGGCAATGATACCCGCTGCTCCCCCAGGACAAGGGGCTGCAACCACCCCCTGCCAGGCCCCGGCCCCTACCG AATGAAGTTCCTGGTGATGAGTGACAGGGGACCCGTGGCTGAGACAGAGTGGTCCAGTGAGACCCGACTGCAGCAAG CTGAGGCACTCCAGGCTGTCCCGGGGCCCCAGAGTGCAGGCACTGTGGTCATCATTGCCATCCTATCGGTCCTGCTGGCAGTCCTCCTCACCGCCCTCCTCACCCTGCTCATCTACACCTG